From a single Lolium rigidum isolate FL_2022 chromosome 7, APGP_CSIRO_Lrig_0.1, whole genome shotgun sequence genomic region:
- the LOC124670543 gene encoding probable nucleolar protein 5-1, which translates to MQPPISILQYMASGLGENASMAGRKETASEMKADKNPYPLHMVVDDEEDEDALAQLFLDNDDGEEGCAADLFGNCGVISVLFETPSGFTPYGFAIFDYDAVKLTEPDAWQHIWADFVNVQNAVIWVKAFKTFEYKRYAINKNSVSPDLSSMIQKHVLNGQTLAVGNEDYKNVIQDRLRIPCVYSRVVKELMWGLMIQIQHFLPVINSQMINEDRFPMSEGMIFLLEHHNFDINPHMMVTKRIIEMAGILYECDRCVKKYDTFLRLAAQHLMKISRINTSHWDLMKLATVFKMICDPEDEISDARRLFSEQLLKRLARMHLDIKIKS; encoded by the exons ATGCAGCCTCCAATCTCTATCTTGCAATATATGGCGAGCGGCCTGGGGGAAAACGCCTCGATGGCGGGGCGGAAGGAGACTGCCTCGGAGATGAAGGCGGATAAGAATCCCTATCCCTTGCATATGGTCGttgacgacgaagaagatgaggatgCTTTGGCGCAGTTGTTTCTTGATAATGACGATGGCGAGGAGGGGTGTGCAG CTGATCTGTTTGGGAACTGTGGGGTGATCTCGGTGCTATTTGAGACGCCCTCTGGCTTTACACCCTATGGCTTTGCAATCTTCGATTATGATGCGGTCAAGCTCACTGAACCAGATGCCTGGCAG CATATCTGGGCAGATTTCGTCAATGTGCAAAACGCA GTTATTTGGGTGAAAGCCTTCAAAACTTTTGAGTACAAACGCTACGCCATTAATAAGAATTCTGTTAGTCCAGATCTTAGTTCGATGATCCAGAAGCATGTTCTCAATGGGCAAACACTAGCTGTTGGAAATGAGGATTACAAAAATGTCATTCAGGATAGATTG AGAATACCCTGCGTGTACAGTCGTGTTGTCAAGGAGTTAATGTGGGGCTTGATGATTCAGATCCAGCATTTTCTGCCTGTGATAAATTCTCAGATGATTAATGAGGATCGCTTCCCGATGAGTGAGGGGATGATATTTCTCCTGGAGCACCATAACTTTGACATCAATCCACATATGATG GTTACTAAACGTATTATTGAGATGGCAGGCATCTTATATGAGTGTGATCGTTGTGTGAAAAAATATGATACCTTCTTGCGCTTAGCTGCTCAGCACCTTATGAAAATATCTCGCATTAACACTTCTCATTGGGATTTAATGAAACTTGCGACCGTATTCAAGATGATATGTGACCCTGAAGATGAAATTTCAGATGCCAGACGG CTGTTCTCAGAACAACTGTTGAAGAGGTTGGCGAGGATGCACCTCGATATCAAGATAAAATCTTGA